Proteins co-encoded in one Octopus bimaculoides isolate UCB-OBI-ISO-001 chromosome 7, ASM119413v2, whole genome shotgun sequence genomic window:
- the LOC106872814 gene encoding adenosine receptor A2b, which translates to MDTGSIIYITCETVIAVMSIVGNFLVLLAIRRNQKLQTTTNCFIGSLAVADLLVGFLAAPLAVLSFKGLPHDFSGCVLVNSCIVLLTQCSINGLLVIAIDRFIAINYPFTYEKYFTIKFSLVVIVISWTVALIIGLVPIMGWNMGPTEEKFCSFTSVIDLQYMVYFNFLGCVLFPLIVMLVIYAHIFKIVMAQLKQISATQPNVGGDNRKKFARRKLHKEIKAAKSLVIIICLFVVCWFPIHISNCIMLLRGSQTLLSHSFLLAAILLSHANSFINPCLYAYGNSQFKYTIRGFFCRNTVAAADEFTLSHRHYPLNSSVPETIDKQKPVRISVIAKPELID; encoded by the coding sequence ATGGACACTGGCtctataatatacataacatGTGAAACAGTAATTGCTGTGATGTCTATAGTTGGTAACTTTCTCGTATTGTTAGCAATTCGTCGCAATCAAAAGCTACAGACCACAACTAACTGCTTTATTGGAAGTCTTGCTGTTGCTGATTTACTTGTAGGATTTCTGGCGGCACCACTGGCAGTTCTCAGTTTTAAAGGTTTACCACATGATTTCAGTGGTTGTGTACTTGTCAACTCCTGTATTGTTTTGCTGACTCAATGTTCCATAAATGGACTTCTTGTTATCGCAATAGATCGCTTTATTGCCATTAACTATCCCTttacatatgaaaaatatttcacaattaaaTTTTCTCTCGTGGTGATTGTCATAAGTTGGACTGTAGCTTTGATTATTGGACTCGTGCCAATCATGGGATGGAACATGGGACCGACTGAGGAAAAGTTTTGCAGCTTCACGAGCGTCATTGACTTACAGTATATGGTCTATTTCAACTTTTTGGGTTGTGTTTTATTCCCGTTGATTGTTATGTTAGTGATCTATGCACATATCTTTAAAATAGTCATGGCACAACTAAAACAAATATCAGCGACGCAGCCCAATGTTGGCggtgacaacagaaaaaaatttgcTCGAAGAAAactacataaagaaataaaagcagcCAAAAGCCTCGTGATAATAATCTGCTTATTTGTCGTTTGCTGGTTTCCCATTCACATATCAAATTGTATTATGTTGCTGAGAGGATCCCAAACCTTACTGTCGCATAGTTTTTTACTTGCCGCTATTCTTCTCAGTCACGCAAATTCGTTTATAAACCCTTGTTTATATGCATACGGTAATTCACAATTCAAGTACACGATTCGGggattcttttgccgaaataCTGTGGCCGCGGCAGATGAATTCACTTTGTCACATCGCCATTATCCGCTTAATTCTTCAGTGCCAGAGACTATAGACAAGCAAAAACCGGTTCGAATTTCTGTTATAGCAAAACCAGAACTTATAGATTAA